The following proteins come from a genomic window of Corallococcus sp. NCRR:
- a CDS encoding alpha/beta fold hydrolase, whose protein sequence is MNVLARNNIKVKGQGTQPMVFAHGFGCDQNMWRFVAPAFEQDYRTVLFDHVGAGGSELAAYDRDRYATLEGYADDVLRICHELRLEQCVFVGHSVSAMVGVLAAIKEPERFARLVLIGPSPCYINDGGYAGGFSREDILQLLESLDDNYLGWSSTMAPVIMGNPDRPELGAELTNSFCRMDPEIAKQFAKVTFLSDHRAELPKVKTPSLVLQCSNDVIAGDAVGEYVCRRLPAGQLVRLKATGHCPNLSAPEETIAAMKHFLGY, encoded by the coding sequence ATGAACGTGCTTGCCCGCAACAACATCAAGGTGAAGGGGCAAGGCACGCAGCCCATGGTGTTCGCCCATGGCTTCGGCTGCGACCAGAACATGTGGCGGTTCGTCGCGCCCGCGTTCGAGCAGGACTACCGCACCGTGCTCTTCGACCACGTGGGGGCTGGCGGCTCGGAGCTCGCGGCCTATGACCGCGACCGGTACGCAACGCTGGAGGGCTACGCCGATGACGTCCTGCGGATCTGCCACGAGCTGCGGCTCGAGCAGTGTGTCTTCGTCGGTCACTCGGTGAGCGCGATGGTGGGCGTGCTGGCGGCCATCAAGGAGCCGGAGCGCTTCGCCCGGCTCGTGCTCATCGGCCCCTCGCCCTGCTACATCAACGATGGCGGGTATGCCGGCGGCTTCTCCCGCGAGGACATCCTCCAGTTGTTGGAGTCGCTCGATGACAACTACCTGGGCTGGTCCAGCACGATGGCGCCCGTCATCATGGGCAACCCGGACCGGCCCGAGCTTGGCGCGGAGCTCACCAACAGCTTCTGCCGCATGGATCCCGAAATCGCGAAGCAATTCGCGAAGGTGACCTTCCTCTCCGACCATCGGGCGGAGCTTCCGAAGGTCAAGACGCCCTCCCTCGTGCTCCAGTGCTCGAACGACGTCATTGCCGGGGATGCGGTGGGGGAGTACGTGTGCCGGCGGCTGCCTGCGGGCCAGCTGGTCCGCCTCAAGGCGACCGGACACTGCCCGAACCTGAGCGCTCCCGAGGAAACCATCGCCGCGATGAAGCACTTCCTGGGCTACTGA